The window AAAACAATCTATTCCAGCCGCTGGATTACCTATGTTGATAATTCATTGACTTTGCATACACGGTTTGCTATATTTAAAGTCTAAATGGCTTCGGCCCGACCTCGCTGCAAAGCGAGGGTAAAAAAGACATGATCAAGGCAACAAAGCCTTGATTTTTTGTTTTAACTGGCCAAATTCAAACTTTCCAACCTCTCCAATTTTATGGGACAATCTGCGGGCATCAATTAATCTAATTTGAGATAAAATAGCGACACTTTCTTTATTATGTAATTTAAAATGGAAGTAATAGAGTGACTTTTTATTAGTTCTGGTAAGCGGAATGGCCCAAAAAATTTCATTATTAAATTTGCGAATAAT is drawn from Candidatus Yanofskybacteria bacterium and contains these coding sequences:
- a CDS encoding type II toxin-antitoxin system PemK/MazF family toxin yields the protein MKDFRKWHDKKSVVDELAKRPFFHEREIWFCHLGLNIGFEQDGKGEDFLRPVLIIRKFNNEIFWAIPLTRTNKKSLYYFHFKLHNKESVAILSQIRLIDARRLSHKIGEVGKFEFGQLKQKIKALLP